Proteins encoded by one window of Nitrososphaera sp.:
- the gatD gene encoding Glu-tRNA(Gln) amidotransferase subunit GatD, whose translation MSFRESGGYKGQTAQLLAAAGAKVGDKVTIVEQDARLEGILMPRYESAAGDYVVIKLRSGYNAGVEVAKIKSIIRQDTEDSQQHAPSVQRGETRSGFVSNELPKISLLSTGGTIASKVDYRTGAVRPALSAQELYESVPELDKVAQIEPTVLFSEYSENLTPAHWTGIAGAVTEKVRAGSFAGIVIAHGTDTMHYTASALSFALRGVPIPVVLVGAQRSSDRPSSDAALNLQGAATFAAKSKTPGVFVAMHADLSDQVIACHMGTRVRKNHTSRRDAFESIDAEPVALVRGTEITVSGEWRARFDSQFRISNVFVANPRFDPRVSLLKYYPGFEPSIIENLVAAGHRALILEGTGLGHVSRSTFESIRRAIAGGVAVFMTSQCIWGRVRMTVYDTGRDLLEIGVIPLSDMISETALTKAMWALANSSSQDEFKEAMTQNLAFEMSDTIEI comes from the coding sequence GTGTCATTTCGGGAGTCAGGAGGCTACAAGGGGCAGACAGCTCAGCTACTAGCCGCAGCTGGCGCAAAAGTTGGCGACAAGGTCACGATTGTCGAACAGGACGCGCGGCTCGAGGGCATCCTGATGCCCAGATACGAGTCTGCAGCCGGTGATTATGTCGTAATTAAACTCAGGAGCGGCTATAACGCGGGTGTTGAGGTGGCAAAAATAAAATCGATTATCAGGCAAGATACTGAAGATTCGCAACAGCATGCCCCCTCAGTTCAGAGGGGAGAGACAAGGTCCGGATTCGTGTCAAACGAGCTTCCAAAGATCTCGCTTCTAAGTACCGGCGGGACGATTGCGAGTAAGGTCGATTATAGGACCGGCGCGGTCAGGCCCGCGCTCAGCGCCCAAGAACTGTACGAGTCCGTGCCGGAGCTAGACAAGGTGGCACAGATAGAGCCTACGGTTCTCTTTAGCGAATACAGCGAAAACCTCACTCCAGCCCACTGGACGGGTATTGCTGGGGCAGTTACTGAAAAGGTTCGTGCGGGTAGCTTCGCTGGCATCGTGATAGCCCATGGAACGGACACCATGCATTACACGGCTTCCGCGCTTAGTTTTGCTCTGCGAGGCGTCCCCATTCCCGTTGTTCTTGTTGGCGCGCAAAGGTCATCGGACAGGCCATCCTCTGACGCGGCCCTTAACCTTCAGGGTGCGGCTACCTTTGCCGCAAAATCGAAGACGCCGGGAGTCTTTGTAGCAATGCATGCGGACCTTTCGGACCAGGTCATTGCCTGCCATATGGGAACCAGGGTGAGGAAAAATCATACAAGCAGGCGCGACGCCTTCGAATCTATTGACGCAGAGCCTGTTGCCCTGGTGAGAGGCACAGAAATAACCGTGTCCGGCGAATGGCGGGCAAGGTTCGACAGCCAGTTCAGAATTTCTAACGTGTTTGTTGCAAACCCGCGTTTTGATCCGCGCGTCTCTCTCCTCAAGTACTATCCGGGATTTGAGCCCTCGATTATAGAAAATCTTGTTGCTGCGGGACACAGGGCGTTGATTCTCGAAGGAACCGGCCTGGGCCATGTGAGCAGAAGTACCTTTGAATCAATTCGGCGCGCGATAGCCGGCGGAGTGGCAGTCTTCATGACATCACAGTGCATCTGGGGAAGAGTCAGGATGACAGTTTACGACACAGGCCGGGACCTGCTTGAAATAGGAGTCATCCCGCTCTCGGATATGATTTCGGAGACCGCGCTGACAAAAGCAATGTGGGCGCTTGCAAATTCCAGCAGCCAGGACGAGTTTAAAGAGGCAATGACTCAGAACCTTGCCTTCGAGATGTCAGACACGATTGAAATCTGA
- a CDS encoding trypsin-like peptidase domain-containing protein, giving the protein MSSRQSLISLTIVAIISSSIGISSLGMHGPNGGMALAQQSSNATQLAQVPSTEAKISFAQVFVNSEPSVVQVTSSSPTSSDPLATSLGSGFVYDTSGHIITNYHVISGQSGIVHITFTDGTVYNAKVAASDPYSDIAVLQVQNISSSKLVPLQLANSSQLVVGEPLAAIGNPYGLSGSMSEGIVSGLHRVIPEQSQAQNQSFFDQSSPPSYMIPDNIQTDAAINPGNSGGPLLDGTGKVVGMNTAIYSTSGAFQGVGFALASNTISRVVQQLFATGNYQHPWVGVSGMDMTPELAAALGLKDPRGFLVEGVTSGSPAAAAGIKGSQASGGSQPLASGSANSLPTGGDLILGIDNQKVSKLDDLLTYLEEHTKVGDTVHLDVLRDGKHVDIPLTLGARPSVTPAS; this is encoded by the coding sequence TTGTCCAGCCGTCAAAGTTTGATTTCACTTACGATAGTGGCCATCATTTCGTCCTCCATTGGCATTTCATCGCTTGGCATGCATGGTCCTAACGGCGGGATGGCGCTTGCCCAGCAGTCTTCAAATGCAACCCAATTGGCGCAGGTTCCCTCGACTGAAGCCAAGATTAGTTTTGCGCAAGTGTTTGTAAACTCTGAGCCATCCGTGGTTCAGGTCACATCGAGCAGCCCGACGTCAAGCGACCCCCTCGCGACTTCCCTGGGGTCAGGGTTCGTCTATGACACCTCAGGCCACATCATAACTAATTATCACGTGATTTCCGGTCAGAGCGGCATTGTGCATATAACATTCACTGACGGGACTGTATACAACGCTAAGGTAGCCGCCTCGGATCCGTATTCAGACATTGCAGTGCTCCAGGTGCAAAACATCTCAAGTTCCAAGCTGGTGCCGCTGCAACTTGCAAACTCTTCCCAGCTTGTGGTAGGCGAGCCGTTGGCTGCAATTGGAAACCCTTACGGCCTGTCGGGATCGATGTCTGAAGGAATAGTGAGCGGACTCCACAGGGTTATTCCGGAGCAGTCGCAGGCTCAGAACCAGAGCTTCTTTGACCAGTCATCCCCTCCAAGCTACATGATTCCAGACAATATTCAAACCGACGCGGCAATAAACCCGGGCAATTCCGGCGGCCCTCTATTGGACGGCACTGGTAAGGTCGTGGGAATGAATACCGCAATCTACTCCACTTCAGGAGCCTTTCAGGGTGTGGGGTTCGCCCTGGCCTCCAACACGATAAGCAGGGTGGTTCAGCAGCTATTTGCCACGGGGAATTACCAGCACCCGTGGGTAGGCGTATCGGGGATGGACATGACCCCTGAGCTAGCAGCCGCCCTTGGTCTTAAGGATCCACGCGGATTTCTTGTCGAGGGTGTGACCTCTGGAAGTCCGGCAGCCGCCGCCGGAATCAAAGGATCACAGGCCTCCGGCGGGTCACAGCCGCTTGCGTCCGGGTCTGCCAATAGCCTTCCGACCGGAGGCGACCTGATCCTGGGGATCGATAACCAAAAAGTAAGCAAGCTCGATGACCTTCTGACTTATCTTGAAGAACATACGAAGGTAGGCGACACGGTCCACCTAGATGTTCTCCGCGATGGCAAACACGTTGATATTCCGCTCACCCTGGGCGCCCGACCGTCAGTCACTCCGGCATCGTGA
- a CDS encoding CopD family protein, giving the protein MALADALVLWVHLICASIWVGGSIFIGAVLVPVLKTYTRSTEELVALMVKVGRRFNKITIPAFAILVATGIYNSRAFIGEPSGLLGSAYGEILLVKIALVLATIVTYIVHIKILDAKLEQKIMSGYGGNVYVQSVRSKIIHLGRVIVILSVAILLLAAMLRSGAL; this is encoded by the coding sequence ATGGCGCTTGCGGATGCACTTGTTCTCTGGGTGCATCTGATTTGCGCATCTATCTGGGTCGGAGGTTCCATTTTCATAGGAGCCGTGCTGGTGCCCGTTCTGAAGACCTACACTCGGAGCACCGAGGAGCTTGTTGCATTGATGGTAAAAGTCGGCAGGCGGTTTAACAAGATTACCATCCCCGCTTTTGCCATCCTCGTTGCGACCGGCATCTACAACTCGCGTGCGTTTATAGGCGAACCATCAGGATTGCTCGGCTCCGCATACGGTGAAATTTTGCTCGTAAAGATAGCGCTTGTACTGGCGACGATTGTCACGTACATCGTCCACATCAAGATTTTGGACGCAAAACTTGAACAAAAGATAATGTCCGGCTACGGCGGAAACGTGTACGTACAGTCCGTCCGTTCGAAGATAATCCATCTTGGTCGCGTAATAGTAATTCTTTCCGTAGCTATCCTCCTGCTCGCAGCCATGCTGCGCAGCGGCGCGCTTTAG
- the rtcA gene encoding RNA 3'-terminal phosphate cyclase, with translation MREVITVDGSIGEGGGQILRTSVSLSIILGTPLVVEKIRSGRPNPGLRPQHLSAIKLLAELFSAKVENLQVGSEWIRFEPPDSPSFEPIGDTADIGTAGSIPLVLMTIVPAVALTRNRASLRIIGGTDVRASPTIDYIRHVVRPAYRAIGLEFSVQVERRGYYPKGGGIVSVDIFPCKQVLPFELPAFRQPPPKIISVCSDLPKHVADRQIAAALAAIERAGLSAHTCTSSIETARSPGSSVLVYSSDEPGVFCGGDCIGELGKRAEEVGREAAQAFLDTIDCRAAVDSHLADMLVLPLSLATGKSAVRTPRRTPHLLTNLHVAAALTGCKYSLHADSDRPGDVVEIVPVQQGIS, from the coding sequence TTGAGGGAAGTAATCACTGTAGACGGGTCTATCGGCGAAGGCGGCGGCCAGATACTCCGCACGTCGGTTTCCCTCTCCATAATTCTCGGGACTCCTCTTGTCGTTGAAAAAATTAGATCAGGACGGCCAAACCCCGGTCTGAGGCCCCAGCACCTATCGGCCATCAAGCTGCTGGCAGAGCTGTTTTCTGCAAAGGTCGAGAATCTTCAGGTGGGCTCTGAATGGATTCGTTTCGAGCCTCCCGACTCGCCTTCTTTTGAGCCCATCGGCGATACAGCTGACATTGGTACCGCAGGAAGCATCCCCCTTGTCCTGATGACCATCGTGCCTGCAGTTGCTTTGACGCGCAACAGGGCATCACTGCGTATTATCGGAGGCACAGATGTCAGAGCCAGCCCAACTATCGATTACATTCGCCATGTTGTCCGGCCAGCCTACCGTGCGATTGGACTGGAATTTTCCGTGCAGGTGGAACGGAGGGGGTACTATCCAAAGGGCGGCGGTATTGTGTCCGTGGATATCTTTCCATGCAAGCAGGTCCTGCCCTTTGAGCTTCCAGCATTCCGTCAACCCCCACCCAAAATCATCAGCGTATGCAGTGACCTCCCAAAGCACGTGGCAGACAGACAGATCGCTGCTGCGCTCGCAGCAATTGAAAGAGCGGGATTGAGCGCGCACACGTGCACATCCTCGATAGAAACAGCACGCTCGCCCGGTTCGTCTGTCTTGGTATACTCATCAGATGAGCCCGGCGTGTTTTGCGGCGGAGACTGCATCGGGGAACTTGGCAAGCGCGCAGAGGAGGTCGGAAGGGAAGCCGCGCAGGCATTTCTGGACACTATAGATTGCCGAGCGGCAGTCGACTCCCACCTCGCAGACATGCTTGTCCTGCCTCTCTCACTAGCTACAGGCAAGTCCGCTGTCAGGACTCCTCGGAGGACTCCTCATCTGCTTACAAATCTCCACGTAGCCGCTGCCCTCACGGGGTGCAAATATTCACTGCATGCCGATTCAGACAGGCCTGGGGATGTTGTTGAAATTGTGCCTGTGCAACAGGGTATTTCCTAA
- a CDS encoding nicotinamide-nucleotide adenylyltransferase produces MRTGLFVGRFQPFHNGHLASARYSLEKVDRLVIVVGSAQKSHEWRNPFTAGERISMIKASLDAEEGFDWRRLLLIPVPDIDVHNLWVSYLDLFVPKYDVVFTNDPLTKLLFQERGKLVDEPALISRKDLSATEVRRRITSDESWQELVPEQVVDFIRQLDGEHRIKSLSNTGHMGH; encoded by the coding sequence TTGCGCACCGGCCTGTTTGTTGGAAGGTTCCAGCCGTTCCACAATGGTCACCTTGCCAGCGCCAGGTATTCGCTCGAAAAGGTTGACCGCTTGGTAATCGTCGTCGGAAGCGCCCAGAAGAGCCACGAGTGGCGTAACCCCTTTACCGCTGGCGAGCGGATAAGCATGATAAAGGCTTCCCTCGATGCCGAGGAAGGATTTGACTGGCGACGGCTTTTGCTTATCCCGGTGCCCGACATCGACGTACATAACCTTTGGGTGAGCTACCTAGACCTTTTCGTGCCCAAGTATGACGTTGTTTTCACTAACGATCCGCTTACAAAATTACTCTTCCAGGAGCGGGGCAAGCTGGTCGACGAGCCGGCTCTCATAAGCAGAAAGGACCTGTCCGCGACAGAAGTTCGGCGGCGCATTACCTCCGATGAGAGCTGGCAAGAGCTCGTTCCAGAGCAAGTAGTTGACTTTATTCGGCAGCTTGACGGTGAGCACAGAATCAAGAGTCTGAGCAATACGGGCCATATGGGCCACTAG
- a CDS encoding DNA double-strand break repair nuclease NurA: protein MAAQISSIPFLQHPLLGESVALCISDKLGALRGKKVVFSQEDKNMVPIEGWGISHLDSIQRPIVTLRARKQPMAVAAVDSSCIKVADSEDGYVCAVKCGVAISYAGSSLLHKRIGPFLFYINEHALSEAGIEDKLVRLLLADSERVERFVRIRTERSVQNELSKSLSRAIILVDGSLRPSQFEGRQNRLTEIVENCALAGNLLIGLSKSTKFRVLERASSLLCSVPTAACMDVTSLVRALVKSSYGDNFMVTLGEERCPVLRADVASGGAEALSLLLGNDQVHGGYPESLRLAHHISTFSANEITCLRSYLVKRFGVVELASHDLRASLLGSMHV, encoded by the coding sequence ATGGCCGCTCAGATTTCATCGATTCCGTTTCTGCAGCATCCACTGCTAGGTGAGTCAGTTGCGCTCTGCATTTCAGACAAGCTTGGTGCCCTGCGAGGCAAAAAGGTGGTATTCAGTCAGGAGGACAAGAACATGGTGCCCATCGAGGGCTGGGGGATCTCGCATTTGGATTCCATCCAGCGTCCGATTGTAACGCTGCGGGCCAGAAAACAGCCAATGGCGGTCGCGGCAGTTGATTCTAGTTGCATAAAAGTCGCAGATAGCGAGGACGGTTATGTATGTGCCGTAAAATGCGGCGTAGCAATCTCCTATGCGGGCAGCTCGCTTTTGCATAAAAGGATAGGACCTTTTCTATTTTACATCAATGAGCATGCGTTGTCTGAAGCAGGCATAGAGGACAAGCTCGTGAGGCTGCTGCTCGCCGATTCGGAACGTGTCGAGCGATTTGTAAGGATAAGGACCGAGCGTTCAGTTCAGAATGAGCTATCAAAATCTCTTAGCCGGGCGATTATACTGGTGGACGGGTCGCTTAGGCCGTCTCAGTTTGAGGGTAGGCAGAATCGTCTTACTGAAATCGTTGAAAACTGCGCGCTTGCAGGAAACCTTCTCATCGGCCTGAGCAAGAGCACAAAGTTCAGGGTCCTAGAGAGAGCCTCTTCTTTGCTCTGCAGTGTACCCACAGCTGCTTGCATGGATGTCACTTCGCTGGTGAGGGCCCTGGTTAAAAGTTCCTATGGTGATAATTTCATGGTCACATTAGGAGAGGAGAGGTGCCCTGTCCTCCGGGCGGATGTTGCGAGTGGCGGGGCCGAAGCACTTTCTCTGCTACTTGGAAACGATCAGGTTCATGGGGGGTATCCCGAGTCGCTAAGACTTGCACACCATATATCGACTTTCTCGGCTAACGAAATCACCTGCCTGCGAAGCTACCTGGTGAAGAGGTTCGGCGTCGTGGAACTTGCTTCCCACGATTTGCGGGCAAGCCTTTTGGGGTCGATGCACGTTTGA
- a CDS encoding winged helix-turn-helix domain-containing protein, with protein MGVDSMLMSSIDQDLQSRLKNRSKLDIIFDVLVSAVGGVKKTHIMSKANLSSEQMSFYFNSLLSQSLIGESRDMDDNPVYKTTEKGLKFIHCCAQIKSLIPSTSKTAKRAGTELLDPLVFV; from the coding sequence ATGGGCGTTGATTCCATGCTCATGAGTAGCATCGACCAAGACCTTCAGAGCAGGCTGAAGAACCGCAGCAAACTGGACATAATTTTCGACGTTTTAGTATCAGCAGTTGGAGGGGTAAAAAAGACCCACATAATGTCAAAGGCCAACCTTAGCTCCGAACAAATGAGTTTTTACTTCAATTCTCTTCTCTCACAAAGTCTGATCGGCGAATCCCGGGACATGGACGACAATCCGGTCTACAAGACAACAGAGAAGGGGCTCAAGTTTATCCACTGTTGCGCGCAGATAAAGTCGCTGATCCCATCCACATCAAAAACTGCCAAGCGCGCCGGAACAGAACTACTCGATCCGCTTGTGTTCGTCTGA
- the gatE gene encoding Glu-tRNA(Gln) amidotransferase subunit GatE, translating to MGTLPDPADLQLKVGFEIHQQLAADTKLFCKCSCEDALNQYYVTFDRKLRPSRSEMGGFDPAALFESSRMRTTEYAAAHRSSCLVEADEEPPCEINKTALESTLIFSLALRSRIMDEIHVMRKIVIDGSNTSGFQRTMLVATGGELLVGEKKVGIQSICLEEDASKLISDDKTGRKYGLDRLGVPLVEIALEPVSGMPEEIKHVALTLGRLLRASKRVGRGLGTIRQDVNVSILGGPVVEVKGVQQLDQLVPVIEFEAQRQYGLVLIANELRKRIPAGSAGDRYSVIDVTKIFADSDSKIVRKILESGNSVFKAMRAEGFAGMLGFEPFPGVRLGRELGKLVGYYRLSGVFHSDELPNYGIDQRQVDAVREVLKLGPGDAFVIVGGPSDSLDLALFAIRQRLEAAFSGVTAETRAATSDGQTTYLRPRPGSARMYPETDIPPVRISDHLLSELAGKVPLPWDELVKAISAKYSLNSKLSNQLLDSDFMDLFDKLVATTGVNPTFAASKLTEDLTSLRRKGYDVSALTNDMILEVFTKLSQGQIAKESVIQIFEVVLGGKASTVQEAISKVGAKSLSENELSSALDRIIDENIEVVKSKGLGALSAVMGRAMAELRGKADGQRINLMLKEKISGMVSN from the coding sequence TTGGGAACCCTCCCGGATCCGGCTGACCTTCAGCTAAAAGTGGGATTTGAGATTCATCAGCAGCTGGCAGCTGATACCAAGCTTTTCTGCAAGTGCTCGTGCGAGGATGCGTTGAACCAATACTACGTTACATTTGACAGAAAGCTCAGGCCTTCTCGCAGCGAAATGGGAGGGTTCGACCCTGCTGCGCTCTTTGAGTCAAGCCGAATGCGCACCACAGAATATGCCGCCGCGCACAGATCAAGCTGTCTTGTCGAGGCCGATGAAGAGCCGCCATGCGAAATAAACAAGACCGCGCTAGAATCGACACTCATATTCTCACTTGCGCTTCGCTCTCGAATCATGGACGAAATTCATGTCATGAGGAAGATAGTGATTGACGGCTCGAACACTTCGGGGTTTCAGAGGACCATGCTTGTTGCGACGGGCGGAGAGCTTTTGGTCGGAGAGAAAAAGGTGGGAATACAGAGCATATGCCTTGAAGAGGACGCATCGAAGCTTATTTCCGATGACAAGACAGGCCGCAAGTACGGGCTGGATCGCCTCGGGGTGCCTCTAGTAGAAATCGCACTCGAGCCGGTCTCCGGAATGCCGGAAGAGATCAAACATGTAGCACTTACGCTTGGGAGGCTGCTGCGTGCAAGCAAAAGAGTCGGAAGGGGTCTCGGCACCATCAGGCAGGATGTCAATGTTTCGATACTCGGAGGACCTGTAGTAGAAGTGAAGGGTGTTCAACAACTCGACCAGCTCGTGCCCGTAATCGAGTTCGAAGCGCAAAGGCAATACGGGCTTGTACTGATTGCAAACGAACTGCGCAAAAGAATTCCGGCCGGCTCTGCGGGTGATAGATATTCCGTTATTGACGTAACCAAAATCTTTGCTGACTCTGACTCGAAGATAGTCAGGAAGATTCTAGAATCCGGCAATTCGGTTTTCAAGGCGATGCGCGCTGAAGGGTTTGCAGGTATGCTTGGCTTTGAGCCGTTTCCCGGCGTCCGGTTAGGGAGGGAGCTGGGCAAGCTTGTCGGGTACTATAGATTAAGCGGAGTCTTTCACTCGGATGAGCTTCCAAATTATGGAATAGACCAGAGGCAAGTCGACGCCGTCAGAGAAGTGCTAAAACTTGGGCCAGGCGACGCATTCGTAATTGTCGGCGGACCCTCGGACAGCTTGGATCTGGCCTTATTTGCCATCAGGCAGAGGCTGGAAGCGGCGTTTTCCGGTGTGACAGCTGAAACGCGTGCTGCAACTTCCGACGGCCAGACGACGTACCTCCGTCCGCGGCCCGGCTCGGCTAGGATGTATCCGGAGACCGACATCCCGCCGGTGCGAATAAGCGACCACCTGCTGAGCGAGTTGGCAGGAAAAGTCCCCCTGCCATGGGACGAGCTTGTAAAAGCCATTTCTGCCAAGTATTCGCTCAACAGCAAGCTGTCAAATCAGCTGCTCGATTCGGATTTCATGGATTTGTTTGACAAACTCGTAGCAACAACCGGCGTCAACCCGACTTTTGCTGCATCCAAGCTGACCGAGGACCTCACCAGCTTGAGACGAAAAGGCTACGACGTCTCAGCATTGACAAACGACATGATTCTCGAGGTCTTTACAAAACTCAGCCAAGGGCAGATAGCAAAGGAGTCGGTAATTCAGATATTTGAGGTGGTTCTTGGCGGTAAGGCCAGCACAGTGCAGGAAGCCATTTCAAAAGTGGGAGCAAAATCCTTGTCCGAGAACGAACTGTCATCGGCGCTTGACAGAATCATTGACGAAAACATAGAGGTTGTAAAATCCAAGGGGCTAGGGGCCCTGAGCGCCGTCATGGGAAGGGCAATGGCAGAACTGCGCGGGAAGGCGGACGGGCAGCGCATCAACTTGATGCTAAAAGAAAAGATTTCCGGCATGGTAAGCAATTAG
- a CDS encoding CPBP family intramembrane glutamic endopeptidase, giving the protein MGGRFEDEKADFNPKSWLSKYRRRSVGYLFEMLLFYHGIGIALLIGGSAAIEYAFPSHQEPSLPHSLSGVLTAGPIEESLFFGIPYYVVGSNYLLLLTGSFWAILHVFNSNSFDAAHLAFGNLLFVTPSLFFSLRTWATGRGWFAVIVHSAWNVIFFEAGCNSGEFSCTIFDPTIEATAGSIAASVGLTAATYVLYRLRNSRERQPLTTEST; this is encoded by the coding sequence GTGGGGGGCAGATTTGAGGACGAAAAGGCCGACTTTAATCCTAAATCCTGGCTCTCGAAATACCGCAGGCGCTCAGTTGGTTACCTTTTTGAGATGCTCCTTTTCTATCACGGAATAGGCATTGCGCTCTTGATTGGTGGAAGCGCCGCTATCGAATATGCCTTCCCGAGCCACCAGGAACCGTCACTTCCGCACTCCCTGTCAGGCGTTCTGACTGCGGGACCTATAGAGGAATCGCTGTTCTTCGGGATTCCATACTACGTGGTGGGTAGCAATTACCTTCTCTTGCTTACGGGTTCGTTCTGGGCCATACTCCATGTTTTCAACTCCAACTCATTTGACGCTGCGCACCTAGCCTTTGGCAATCTGTTGTTTGTCACACCATCGCTGTTTTTCAGCCTGCGGACCTGGGCCACGGGCAGGGGATGGTTCGCCGTAATCGTTCACTCCGCCTGGAATGTGATTTTCTTTGAGGCCGGATGCAATTCTGGCGAGTTCTCATGCACGATTTTTGATCCCACAATCGAGGCGACGGCTGGAAGCATCGCTGCTTCGGTGGGTCTGACCGCGGCTACTTATGTGTTATACAGGCTGAGGAACAGCAGGGAAAGGCAACCCCTGACTACAGAATCGACCTAG
- a CDS encoding DUF87 domain-containing protein: MKILSKNGNEVLFLAMKDDDQTPKGEYLLIEEDGRSMVVQAYDEEYLSSQALTEDIVKEEIIRASSTENVYDPLNIGRIAKLIRDARIVKTKIRGYIAEGKLSSGGSWLPSRVDSTVRKLRTRELAQILGRTGIYPIPVGKSGDEPFEVFAEDLDGRLTIITGKKESGKSHLSKVLVKTLVQYGATVIVFDLNNEYGGLALNRDGSPSVVHDKIMVLEPGKKLAFSLNYCGKAAVSGILRNSLDTPPASLREFFRIWDWLENKGSLGIDALSNAVNTWNLNELVRDALVSRMHIIQASRLFTDSGSFRFEDAISSDGRALVISMAEAPGVVRRIVVELVLGKIVDLLERKLISPIFLFAEEAHLYIRDTYWEDIITRMRHFGVYTTFVTNQPDAISDGIYRQVDNIFLFNFTNDNDLDKVARISLVDSDTLKSIVRTLPQRQCLAIGKAFSDLPIVLKVSPVEVMTLGETKRFFSRKS; encoded by the coding sequence TTGAAAATACTTTCAAAGAATGGCAACGAGGTGTTGTTTCTCGCAATGAAAGACGACGACCAGACACCCAAGGGCGAATACCTCTTGATCGAGGAGGATGGCCGGTCGATGGTGGTTCAGGCTTATGATGAAGAATACTTGTCTTCCCAGGCCCTTACTGAGGACATTGTTAAGGAAGAGATTATTCGCGCGTCTAGCACGGAGAACGTCTACGATCCACTGAACATTGGCCGCATTGCAAAACTAATTCGTGACGCGAGGATTGTCAAGACGAAAATCAGGGGCTACATTGCGGAAGGCAAACTTTCGTCAGGTGGTTCATGGCTGCCCTCAAGGGTAGACTCGACGGTTAGAAAGCTCCGGACGCGAGAGCTTGCCCAGATTCTAGGTAGGACAGGCATCTACCCGATCCCCGTTGGCAAGTCCGGTGACGAGCCTTTCGAGGTGTTCGCGGAGGACCTAGACGGCAGGCTGACTATCATAACAGGCAAGAAGGAGTCAGGCAAATCGCACCTTTCAAAGGTGCTGGTAAAAACGCTAGTCCAGTACGGGGCAACCGTGATTGTTTTTGACTTGAATAATGAGTATGGAGGCCTAGCATTGAACAGGGACGGAAGCCCGTCTGTCGTGCATGACAAGATAATGGTACTTGAGCCGGGAAAGAAACTTGCTTTCTCGCTAAACTATTGCGGCAAGGCAGCGGTTTCAGGAATTCTTAGGAACTCTCTTGATACGCCTCCCGCATCTCTGAGAGAATTTTTTAGAATCTGGGACTGGCTTGAAAATAAAGGCTCGCTTGGAATCGATGCGCTGTCAAACGCGGTGAACACATGGAACCTCAACGAGCTTGTTAGAGACGCCCTAGTATCGAGGATGCACATTATTCAGGCTTCGCGTCTCTTCACCGACTCGGGTTCATTTCGCTTCGAGGACGCAATTTCCTCCGATGGGAGGGCGCTTGTAATAAGCATGGCAGAAGCCCCGGGCGTCGTCAGAAGGATTGTTGTGGAGCTGGTTTTGGGTAAAATAGTTGACCTGCTGGAACGAAAGCTGATTAGCCCAATTTTTCTTTTCGCGGAGGAAGCGCATCTCTACATCAGGGATACCTACTGGGAGGACATTATTACTCGGATGCGCCACTTTGGAGTCTATACAACATTTGTTACAAACCAGCCGGATGCCATCAGCGATGGCATTTACAGGCAGGTCGACAATATCTTCCTCTTCAACTTTACGAATGACAATGACCTCGACAAGGTGGCGAGGATTTCGCTGGTCGACAGCGACACGCTAAAGTCCATTGTCCGCACCCTGCCACAGAGGCAGTGCCTTGCGATAGGGAAGGCGTTTTCGGATCTCCCCATCGTCCTCAAGGTATCGCCTGTCGAGGTTATGACGCTGGGCGAAACGAAGAGGTTTTTCAGCAGGAAGAGCTGA
- a CDS encoding P-II family nitrogen regulator gives MKRIEAIIAAEKTNAVNEALKRAGVGGATILDAKGRGKGEKPRVASGRGTERVPAEFSARANVMTVVDDSDVDKVIKAILDTISTGSPGDGKIFVSSISEAIDIGSKKRGQVALV, from the coding sequence ATGAAGCGAATTGAGGCCATCATCGCCGCCGAAAAGACAAACGCTGTAAATGAGGCTCTCAAAAGGGCAGGGGTTGGGGGCGCAACTATACTCGATGCTAAAGGAAGGGGTAAAGGCGAAAAGCCGCGGGTAGCCAGCGGGAGGGGCACGGAGCGAGTTCCGGCGGAATTTTCTGCTCGAGCCAATGTTATGACAGTTGTCGATGATTCGGATGTTGACAAGGTTATCAAGGCAATACTGGACACGATAAGCACTGGCTCCCCTGGTGATGGCAAGATATTTGTGTCGTCGATCTCCGAGGCCATCGACATAGGCTCAAAGAAGCGCGGACAAGTCGCACTGGTCTAG